From a region of the Tenggerimyces flavus genome:
- a CDS encoding aldo/keto reductase, translating into MSKVPTIAFNNGVEIPQLGFGVWQVPEELVVDAVRVAIETGYRSIDTAAIYGNEEGTGRAIAESGVARDELFVTTKLWNSEQGYDSTLAAFDESIKKLELDYVDLYLIHWPSPHRDKYVETWKAFEQLLNDGRVKSIGVSNFHQPHLQRLLDETDIVPVLNQIELHPYLQQAALRTFCAEHGILTEAWSPLASGGDVLTDPLIAKLADKYGKTPAQVILRWHLQLGNVVIPKSVTPSRIKENFEVFDFELTAEDVAAFAPLEKGFRTGPDPDTFTA; encoded by the coding sequence ATGAGCAAGGTCCCCACGATCGCTTTCAACAACGGTGTGGAGATCCCGCAGCTGGGATTCGGTGTCTGGCAGGTGCCCGAGGAGCTGGTCGTCGACGCCGTGCGGGTGGCGATCGAGACTGGTTATCGCAGCATCGACACGGCCGCGATCTACGGTAACGAAGAGGGTACGGGGCGGGCGATTGCCGAGTCTGGCGTTGCGCGCGACGAACTGTTCGTCACTACCAAGCTCTGGAACTCCGAGCAGGGCTACGACAGCACGCTGGCGGCGTTCGACGAGAGCATCAAGAAGCTCGAGCTGGACTACGTCGACCTCTACCTGATCCACTGGCCGTCGCCGCACCGGGACAAGTACGTCGAGACCTGGAAGGCGTTCGAGCAGCTACTCAACGACGGCCGCGTCAAGTCGATCGGCGTCTCGAACTTCCACCAGCCCCACCTGCAGCGCCTCCTGGACGAGACCGACATCGTGCCGGTGCTCAACCAGATCGAGCTGCACCCGTACCTCCAGCAGGCAGCCCTCCGCACCTTCTGCGCCGAGCACGGCATCCTCACCGAGGCCTGGAGCCCCCTCGCCTCCGGCGGCGACGTGCTGACGGACCCGCTGATCGCCAAGCTGGCCGACAAGTACGGCAAGACGCCCGCCCAGGTCATCCTGCGCTGGCACCTCCAGCTCGGCAACGTCGTGATCCCGAAGTCGGTCACGCCGAGCCGCATCAAGGAGAACTTCGAGGTCTTCGACTTCGAGCTCACCGCCGAGGACGTCGCGGCGTTCGCCCCGCTGGAGAAGGGCTTCCGCACCGGCCCCGACCCGGACACGTTCACTGCATAA
- a CDS encoding response regulator, with protein sequence MSTRIVIADDQENVRSGFRLILDAQPDMQVVGEAADGASAVELARLLRPDVLLADIRMPKLDGLEVTRLLAGPDVADPVRVVVVTTFDLDEYVNTALRNGACGFLLKRSGPTLLVEAVRAAMAGDTLIAPQVTVRLLQQLRAKEAASSHRSPQETLTERELEVVRLVAQGKTNAEIGAELFISPGTTKTHIANVQRKLAVRNRVGIAAWAWDTGHAIP encoded by the coding sequence ATGAGCACACGCATTGTCATCGCGGACGACCAGGAGAACGTGCGCAGCGGGTTCCGGCTGATCCTGGACGCCCAGCCCGACATGCAGGTGGTGGGCGAGGCCGCGGATGGCGCCTCAGCGGTGGAGCTGGCGCGGCTGCTGCGGCCGGACGTCCTGCTCGCGGACATCCGGATGCCCAAGCTGGACGGACTGGAGGTCACACGTCTCTTGGCTGGGCCGGACGTGGCGGATCCGGTGCGCGTGGTGGTGGTGACGACGTTCGACCTCGACGAGTACGTGAACACGGCTTTGCGCAACGGGGCTTGCGGATTCCTGCTGAAGCGCTCCGGGCCGACGCTGCTGGTGGAGGCCGTACGCGCGGCGATGGCGGGGGACACGCTGATCGCGCCGCAGGTGACTGTCCGGCTGCTGCAGCAGCTCCGCGCGAAGGAGGCGGCGTCGTCGCACCGGTCGCCTCAGGAAACGCTGACCGAACGCGAGCTCGAGGTCGTCCGCCTGGTGGCTCAGGGGAAGACGAACGCCGAGATCGGCGCCGAGCTTTTCATCTCACCAGGAACGACGAAGACGCATATCGCCAACGTACAAAGGAAGTTGGCGGTGCGGAACCGGGTGGGGATCGCGGCCTGGGCCTGGGACACCGGGCACGCGATCCCCTAG
- a CDS encoding sensor histidine kinase: protein MGQQTRTWIGVAAGAVVVLAGVWMAFAVGSPFPVATAAASGGWLALAISWPYTRSRVPIVTATAATMSFAATVFTAVERRAAIENTETFLGFLMLVETAALLALIAWCARSATIPVAVMAGGAAALAQAAILLRSVIPASPLEFVGLIGFWGLGSLGAAGIGIYIRWLDEKRERAVDTARRAQRMDLARDLHDFVAHDVSGIVVQAQAAQVILPSNPAEALAALKRIEDAGLQALDAMDRTVHMLHDATDLSTRSPAQGLAELPEVVSRFGASGSAAVSLSLPAGLADTVPREVNTTAYRVVVEALTNVRRHAPSARSVKVAVTADKAALTVTVTNDESAGHAPALGGTERPRSGLGLLGLTERVEAVGGTLTAGPLDADGWRTEAVLPLPEMDSE, encoded by the coding sequence GTGGGTCAACAGACACGAACGTGGATCGGCGTCGCCGCGGGGGCGGTCGTCGTGCTTGCGGGCGTGTGGATGGCGTTCGCGGTCGGCTCACCGTTCCCCGTCGCCACCGCCGCGGCCAGCGGTGGGTGGCTCGCGCTCGCGATCTCCTGGCCGTACACCCGTTCCCGGGTGCCGATCGTCACGGCGACGGCGGCGACGATGTCGTTCGCGGCGACGGTGTTCACCGCGGTCGAACGTCGTGCGGCGATCGAGAACACCGAGACGTTCCTCGGTTTCCTCATGCTCGTCGAGACCGCTGCCCTGCTGGCGTTGATCGCCTGGTGCGCACGGTCGGCGACGATCCCCGTCGCGGTCATGGCGGGCGGCGCGGCGGCCCTCGCGCAGGCGGCGATCCTGCTCCGCTCGGTGATCCCGGCCAGCCCGTTGGAGTTCGTCGGCCTGATCGGCTTCTGGGGGCTCGGGTCGCTGGGCGCGGCGGGGATCGGGATCTACATCCGCTGGCTGGACGAGAAGCGCGAACGTGCGGTCGACACCGCTCGGCGCGCGCAGCGGATGGATCTCGCGCGCGATCTGCACGACTTCGTGGCCCACGACGTGAGCGGGATCGTCGTTCAGGCCCAGGCGGCGCAGGTGATCCTGCCGTCGAACCCGGCCGAGGCACTCGCGGCGTTGAAGCGAATCGAGGACGCGGGGCTGCAGGCGTTGGACGCGATGGATCGGACCGTGCACATGCTGCACGACGCCACGGACCTCTCGACGCGCTCGCCGGCTCAGGGGTTGGCGGAGCTGCCCGAGGTGGTGTCGCGCTTCGGGGCGAGCGGGTCGGCCGCGGTGTCGCTCTCGCTTCCCGCGGGTTTGGCGGACACCGTTCCACGCGAGGTCAACACGACGGCGTACCGGGTCGTCGTGGAGGCGTTGACGAACGTACGCCGGCACGCGCCGTCCGCTCGGTCCGTCAAGGTCGCCGTGACAGCCGACAAGGCCGCGTTGACAGTCACGGTCACGAACGACGAGTCGGCCGGCCACGCGCCGGCTCTCGGCGGAACCGAGCGGCCGCGGAGCGGGCTCGGCCTGCTGGGCTTGACCGAGCGGGTTGAGGCCGTCGGTGGAACGTTGACCGCCGGACCGCTGGATGCCGACGGGTGGCGTACCGAGGCCGTCCTTCCCCTGCCAGAGATGGATTCTGAATGA
- a CDS encoding TetR/AcrR family transcriptional regulator produces the protein MTEAVERTDRRGLRRQQTIEEILEVALDLMAERGVGGLALSEVARRIGVQPPSLYKYFPSLHAIYDELFARGQRAHLDAMSTAVQGVESGLAAVTKAQEAGMRWAMANLPLAQLLFWRPVPGFEPSEEAFEPSKQMVELFRTALRRAVRQGELGPGGASQEAMGIVAVAMAGVSSQYLANEPGVPWERSVYVRLLARTPEFLRAAFPPR, from the coding sequence ATGACGGAAGCGGTGGAGCGAACGGACCGGCGCGGGCTGAGGCGGCAGCAGACGATCGAGGAGATCCTCGAGGTCGCGCTCGACCTGATGGCCGAGCGCGGAGTGGGCGGGCTCGCGCTGAGCGAGGTGGCGCGAAGGATCGGCGTCCAGCCACCCTCCCTCTACAAGTACTTCCCGTCGCTGCACGCGATCTACGACGAACTGTTCGCCCGCGGTCAGCGAGCCCATCTCGACGCGATGTCCACAGCCGTCCAGGGCGTCGAGTCCGGGCTCGCGGCCGTCACCAAGGCGCAGGAGGCCGGGATGCGCTGGGCGATGGCGAACCTCCCCCTGGCTCAGCTGCTGTTCTGGCGCCCGGTCCCCGGCTTCGAGCCCAGCGAGGAGGCGTTCGAGCCGAGCAAGCAGATGGTCGAGCTGTTCCGTACGGCCCTCCGGCGAGCAGTCCGCCAGGGCGAGCTCGGGCCGGGCGGCGCGTCCCAGGAGGCGATGGGCATCGTGGCGGTGGCGATGGCCGGCGTCTCCAGCCAGTACCTCGCGAACGAGCCCGGCGTGCCGTGGGAGCGGAGCGTCTACGTACGGCTGTTGGCGCGCACCCCCGAGTTCCTGCGAGCCGCGTTCCCGCCGCGCTGA
- a CDS encoding SRPBCC family protein: MQTLDTDQVTRLIAATPEALYAIVSDVTRTPELSPEILAAEWVDAASGPVVGARFRATNKVSRGPSWTNEPEVLVADPGREFAFVRREKTAGHVMWRYRFSPVEGGTEVTESYEVTKPIPWFGWVIITYVFGSKNRRAELRAGMEETLRRLEEVGTLGACRGSAIRRDSSASR; the protein is encoded by the coding sequence ATGCAGACGCTCGACACCGACCAGGTCACCCGCCTTATCGCCGCGACGCCCGAAGCGCTGTACGCGATCGTGTCCGACGTCACGCGGACACCCGAGCTGAGCCCGGAGATCCTCGCGGCGGAGTGGGTCGACGCCGCCTCCGGCCCGGTCGTCGGGGCGAGGTTCCGCGCGACGAACAAGGTCAGCCGCGGGCCGAGCTGGACGAACGAGCCCGAGGTCCTGGTCGCCGACCCCGGGCGCGAGTTCGCCTTCGTCCGCCGCGAGAAGACCGCCGGCCACGTCATGTGGCGCTACCGCTTCTCGCCGGTCGAGGGCGGCACGGAGGTGACCGAGTCGTACGAGGTGACCAAGCCGATCCCTTGGTTCGGCTGGGTGATCATCACGTACGTGTTCGGCAGCAAGAACCGCCGAGCCGAGCTCCGAGCCGGCATGGAAGAGACCCTGCGCCGGCTGGAAGAGGTCGGCACACTGGGGGCATGCCGCGGATCAGCAATAAGGCGGGACAGTTCGGCGAGTCGGTGA
- a CDS encoding pyridoxal phosphate-dependent aminotransferase has product MPRISNKAGQFGESVIRETFRLAAEHGAINLGQGYPDFPCPPELKEAAARAIHADLNQYPMTYGMPELRQAIADKTARTYEGWQVDPDTELCVTCGATEALVAVTFALLDPGDEVVMFEPWYENYQPNAILAGAIPRLVQLREPDWTFDEQELRSAFGNRTKAIVICHPNNPTGKVYSREELELIAELCQQWDVTLVVDSIYEHIHYLGQGGYLPPARIAGLEDRTITVNAMSKTYAVTGWRVGWTVAPPTLTKAIRKVHDFLTIAAPAPLQAAGVTALELPATYYDDLAIKYRERRDLLCDALEDIGFELRRPDGSYYVLADTRRLDPDRDGTRFARRLITEIGVSCVPAASFWRPEHHEAGRSKVRFAFPKRPETLRAAAELLTKLQG; this is encoded by the coding sequence ATGCCGCGGATCAGCAATAAGGCGGGACAGTTCGGCGAGTCGGTGATTCGGGAGACCTTCCGACTGGCTGCCGAGCACGGCGCGATCAACCTCGGGCAGGGCTATCCGGACTTCCCTTGTCCGCCCGAGCTCAAGGAGGCGGCGGCGCGCGCCATCCATGCCGACCTGAACCAGTACCCGATGACGTACGGCATGCCCGAGCTCCGCCAGGCCATCGCCGACAAGACCGCCAGAACGTACGAGGGCTGGCAGGTCGACCCCGACACCGAGCTCTGCGTCACCTGCGGCGCCACCGAGGCGCTCGTCGCGGTCACGTTCGCGCTGCTCGATCCGGGCGACGAGGTCGTGATGTTCGAACCCTGGTACGAGAACTACCAACCGAACGCGATCCTCGCCGGCGCGATCCCAAGACTCGTCCAGCTCCGCGAGCCCGACTGGACGTTCGACGAGCAGGAGCTGCGCAGCGCGTTCGGCAACAGGACCAAGGCGATCGTCATCTGCCACCCCAACAACCCCACCGGCAAGGTCTACAGCCGCGAGGAGCTGGAGCTCATCGCCGAGCTCTGCCAGCAGTGGGACGTCACGCTCGTCGTCGACTCCATCTACGAGCACATCCACTACCTCGGCCAAGGCGGGTACCTCCCACCCGCGCGCATCGCGGGCCTCGAGGACCGGACGATCACCGTCAACGCGATGTCGAAGACGTACGCGGTCACTGGCTGGCGGGTCGGCTGGACCGTCGCGCCGCCAACGCTGACAAAGGCGATCCGCAAAGTGCACGACTTCCTCACCATCGCCGCCCCAGCACCACTCCAGGCCGCCGGCGTCACCGCCCTCGAGCTGCCAGCGACGTACTACGACGACCTCGCCATCAAGTACAGAGAACGCCGCGACCTGCTCTGTGACGCACTGGAAGACATCGGCTTCGAGCTCAGGCGCCCAGACGGCTCCTACTACGTCCTCGCCGACACCAGAAGGCTCGACCCAGACCGGGACGGAACGCGGTTCGCCCGCAGGCTGATCACCGAGATCGGCGTCTCCTGCGTCCCCGCCGCGAGCTTCTGGCGCCCCGAACACCACGAGGCCGGGAGGAGCAAGGTGCGCTTCGCGTTCCCGAAGCGGCCAGAGACCCTGCGTGCGGCGGCGGAGCTACTGACCAAGCTCCAAGGCTGA
- a CDS encoding SurA N-terminal domain-containing protein encodes MIRKPRAALAAIGLAAALGLAGCGGLGAAGMAAEVDGQTITVEYVQKQAKDMAELTKRESAADLKSNQQLVLGNLVGQHLVNAAATTAEVEVTDADVSKLVADLKKQTQQILQNNGTPPPPDMLEGYARYVLLLDKLAAKLLGKELDPESQADQEKAQQLLAVEITKTAKRVGVKVNPRFGKWNGTSITPEGGDLVKITPPEGAAPEAPAGS; translated from the coding sequence GTGATCCGCAAGCCTCGCGCCGCACTCGCCGCCATCGGCCTCGCCGCCGCACTCGGTCTCGCTGGCTGTGGCGGGCTCGGCGCCGCCGGGATGGCCGCGGAGGTCGACGGCCAGACGATCACGGTCGAGTACGTCCAGAAGCAGGCCAAGGACATGGCCGAGCTGACCAAGCGCGAGAGCGCCGCCGACCTGAAGAGCAACCAGCAGCTGGTGCTCGGCAACCTGGTCGGGCAGCACCTGGTCAACGCCGCCGCGACGACCGCCGAGGTCGAGGTGACCGACGCGGACGTCAGCAAGCTCGTCGCCGACCTCAAGAAGCAGACCCAGCAGATCCTGCAGAACAACGGCACGCCGCCGCCGCCGGACATGCTGGAGGGGTACGCGCGGTACGTCCTGCTGCTGGACAAGCTCGCGGCCAAGCTGCTCGGCAAGGAGCTCGACCCGGAGTCCCAGGCCGACCAGGAGAAGGCGCAGCAGCTCCTCGCCGTCGAGATCACCAAGACCGCCAAGCGCGTCGGGGTGAAGGTCAACCCGCGTTTCGGCAAGTGGAACGGCACCTCGATCACGCCCGAGGGCGGCGACCTCGTCAAGATCACCCCTCCGGAAGGCGCGGCGCCGGAGGCGCCCGCGGGGTCGTGA
- a CDS encoding MazG family protein, with translation MTAGRVVLLLTSPRVAPGLLGWPAWDALRTANVVWTPDPEHPQLPYLAAAGVDVAPVKPASTAEWAHALIAEARKSRTVVWLASEAGDPGLAESLANQLALEVEDLPSLEVVPASYDLPGARMLDLVDVMDQLRDRCPWVQSQTHRTLVKYLVEEAYETVEALETGDEAHLREELGDLLFQVVFHSRLAEEHDQPFSLDDVAGDLVAKLIRRNPHVFGDATTTDVAEIESAWDQLKAEEKQRASAVEGVPLALPALTLAEKVLGRVARTDLDVRTGEPANEEDQLGKDLFALVQKARATDLDPEQALRDEIRRYLAAVRAAESD, from the coding sequence GTGACCGCGGGCCGAGTCGTCCTGCTGCTCACCTCGCCGCGAGTAGCTCCCGGACTGCTCGGCTGGCCCGCCTGGGACGCGCTCCGCACGGCGAACGTCGTGTGGACGCCGGATCCCGAGCACCCCCAGCTCCCGTACCTCGCAGCAGCCGGCGTCGACGTCGCGCCGGTGAAGCCAGCGAGTACGGCCGAGTGGGCGCACGCGCTGATTGCCGAAGCCCGCAAGAGCAGGACCGTCGTCTGGCTGGCGAGCGAAGCCGGCGACCCCGGGCTGGCCGAGTCCCTGGCCAACCAGCTCGCCCTCGAGGTCGAGGACCTGCCGAGCCTGGAGGTCGTGCCCGCGTCGTACGACCTGCCCGGTGCCCGCATGCTCGACCTCGTCGACGTGATGGACCAGCTCCGCGACCGCTGCCCGTGGGTGCAGTCGCAGACGCATCGCACGCTGGTGAAGTACCTCGTCGAGGAGGCGTACGAGACCGTCGAGGCGCTCGAGACCGGGGACGAGGCGCACCTGCGCGAGGAGCTCGGTGACCTCCTGTTCCAGGTCGTCTTCCACTCCAGGCTCGCCGAGGAGCACGACCAGCCGTTCTCCCTCGACGACGTGGCGGGCGACCTGGTGGCGAAGCTGATCCGCCGCAACCCGCACGTGTTCGGCGACGCGACGACGACGGACGTCGCCGAGATCGAGTCCGCCTGGGACCAGCTGAAGGCCGAGGAGAAGCAGCGGGCGTCGGCGGTCGAGGGCGTCCCGTTGGCCCTGCCCGCGCTGACGTTGGCGGAGAAGGTGCTCGGCCGGGTGGCGCGGACCGACCTCGACGTACGGACGGGCGAGCCGGCGAACGAAGAGGACCAGCTCGGCAAGGACCTGTTCGCACTGGTCCAGAAGGCGCGGGCGACCGACCTCGACCCCGAACAGGCGCTGCGCGACGAGATCCGCCGCTATCTCGCGGCGGTCCGCGCGGCAGAAAGTGACTGA
- a CDS encoding DUF7927 domain-containing protein — translation MSFTNPISRRLLRAGSAMAVIAAVGFAGAAPAQAIAQSIAQTKPKAAAPADPKVLFTEDFENTGTDPVRLDAYQGKSHGYVADPAWLQGCNGWVASWQAPADAAAPVADCGAANWWNLSRGLSYSLGALHQKAETNHGVSAYTYGNPGADKVQFETKQPIALPTKGRFVTFSVDAAENSCHALHAALKFYLVDGAQSIPTFTTPIDPCTDPNAKIVPSPANSVDSGPTATRAGTYAGNKAVLFDGDQLGIRLVNGQGSGGGNDAAFDNIRVLDVTPKLAKAFAPANVDVGETSRLTFTVTNTSELAEKADWTFTDTLPEGLDIAGDGGFTSTCAPFSFSLDHTGGVLTMTGTLAAGQETCEASVNVVSKSPGTYENCAKNLALTGLDAPECATLEVVAPPTFPCEVSTVFLSQGIPTGLKAQEYSAGGSDFVPVGPASDWRYNAIGVNPKDGYIYGMSTGPEGGHQPGRLLRIDATGKVTSLGAPQGDAELAANGSIVGAFDDDGTYYSIVANHLTKVDVTTTPAAAQVVGPVAGWTPADFAYADGFFWGQSRVGTVTTLYRLNPADASVVTFTSPVQNAPENGQYGAAWRYGNGNLGFSANVTGNNHQIAVANPGSANPTFTLVSTVPGPVPGQNNNDGTGCISKPADLAIEKSAPSAVDPSGEVRWTLKVTNNGAGIASGFTVTDQLPAEVTELSTPTVGAKIDDHTLTYNGGRLEVGDSVEIVVVGKAPATYETCFSNSASVTGNENDPNPDNDKASVKTCTGGEPAYTLTKTSSAADGAVKAGDKVVYTLTVTNTGKAEVTPTVTDDLSGTLDDASYNGDAAASDGPAPTVSEPTLTWSGPVPVGGTVTITYSVTVKPTAEQGDHVLKNAASGDGPIQDCPAKPCATTTNPVASYTLAKTADPAAGTAVEADQKITYTLTVTNTGGAPVTPTVTDDLTDVLDDASYNGDAAASDGSVPSVSETTLTWTGAVPVGGTVTITYSVTVLAFDAQGDHTLANAASGDGPIDGCEATPCVSTENPSGGYTIAKSVDPESGTAVSGGDVLTYTVEVQNVGAAPLTPTVTDDLSAVLDDATYNGDASASSGPAPTVSGSTLTWSGPLPVGATVTITYSVKVLAFSEQGDHLLKNVASGDGPVSGCKTAPCATTENSSGGYTLSKSADPASGESVADGQKVTYRVLVANKGAAPVSPVVTDDLSGVLDDATYNGDAAASDGSAVAVSGSTLTWSGTVPAGKTVTITYSVTVLSYDDQHDHKLGNVVSGDGPLQGCEAGKPCARTDNPAANPPVGARLPKTGGELLLVGGGASLLLILGLLGLVAATRAGRMRASR, via the coding sequence GTGTCGTTCACCAACCCCATCTCTCGTCGGCTGCTGCGCGCCGGTTCCGCGATGGCTGTCATCGCCGCCGTCGGCTTCGCCGGCGCCGCGCCCGCGCAGGCCATCGCGCAGTCCATCGCGCAGACCAAGCCGAAGGCCGCCGCACCTGCTGACCCGAAGGTCCTGTTCACCGAGGACTTCGAGAACACCGGCACCGACCCGGTCCGCCTCGACGCCTACCAGGGCAAGAGCCACGGCTACGTGGCCGACCCCGCGTGGCTGCAGGGCTGCAACGGCTGGGTCGCCTCCTGGCAGGCCCCGGCCGACGCCGCCGCTCCCGTCGCCGACTGCGGTGCCGCGAACTGGTGGAACCTGTCGCGCGGCCTCTCGTACTCCCTCGGCGCCCTGCACCAGAAGGCCGAGACCAACCACGGCGTGTCCGCCTACACCTACGGAAACCCGGGCGCGGACAAGGTGCAGTTCGAGACCAAGCAACCGATCGCGCTGCCGACAAAGGGCCGGTTCGTCACGTTCTCCGTCGACGCCGCCGAGAACAGCTGCCACGCGCTCCACGCCGCGCTGAAGTTCTACCTCGTGGACGGTGCGCAGTCGATTCCGACGTTCACCACGCCGATCGACCCGTGCACCGACCCGAACGCGAAGATCGTGCCGAGTCCGGCGAACAGCGTCGACTCCGGCCCGACCGCGACCCGCGCGGGGACGTACGCCGGCAACAAGGCCGTGCTGTTCGACGGTGACCAGCTCGGCATCCGGCTGGTGAACGGGCAGGGCAGCGGTGGCGGCAACGACGCGGCTTTCGACAACATCCGCGTGCTCGACGTGACGCCGAAGCTGGCGAAGGCGTTCGCGCCCGCGAATGTCGACGTCGGCGAGACCTCCCGGCTGACGTTCACGGTGACGAACACCTCCGAGCTCGCCGAGAAGGCCGACTGGACGTTCACGGACACGCTGCCCGAAGGCCTCGACATCGCCGGTGACGGCGGCTTCACGTCGACCTGCGCGCCCTTCTCGTTCAGCCTGGACCACACCGGCGGTGTCCTGACGATGACGGGCACCCTCGCGGCTGGTCAGGAGACCTGCGAGGCGTCGGTGAACGTCGTCTCGAAGAGCCCCGGCACATACGAGAACTGCGCGAAGAACCTCGCGCTCACCGGCCTCGACGCGCCCGAGTGCGCCACGCTCGAGGTCGTCGCGCCGCCCACGTTCCCCTGCGAGGTCTCGACTGTCTTCCTCTCCCAGGGCATCCCCACGGGCCTGAAGGCGCAGGAGTACAGCGCCGGCGGGTCGGACTTCGTGCCGGTCGGCCCGGCGAGCGACTGGCGGTACAACGCGATCGGTGTCAACCCCAAGGACGGCTACATCTACGGGATGAGCACCGGCCCCGAGGGCGGACACCAGCCGGGTCGGCTGCTGCGAATCGACGCGACCGGCAAGGTCACCAGCCTCGGCGCACCCCAGGGTGACGCGGAGCTCGCGGCCAACGGCAGCATCGTCGGCGCGTTCGACGACGACGGCACCTACTACTCGATCGTGGCGAACCACCTCACCAAGGTGGACGTGACCACGACCCCGGCGGCCGCTCAGGTGGTCGGCCCGGTGGCAGGCTGGACGCCGGCCGACTTCGCGTACGCCGACGGCTTCTTCTGGGGCCAGTCGCGCGTGGGCACCGTGACCACGCTCTACCGGCTGAACCCGGCCGACGCGAGCGTCGTGACGTTCACCTCGCCTGTGCAGAACGCCCCCGAGAACGGCCAGTACGGCGCGGCCTGGCGGTACGGCAACGGCAACCTCGGGTTCAGCGCGAACGTGACCGGCAACAACCACCAGATCGCGGTCGCCAACCCTGGTTCGGCGAACCCGACGTTCACGCTCGTCTCGACGGTTCCGGGGCCCGTTCCCGGCCAGAACAACAACGACGGCACCGGCTGCATCAGCAAGCCCGCCGACCTGGCGATCGAGAAGTCCGCCCCGTCGGCGGTCGACCCGTCCGGTGAGGTCCGCTGGACGCTGAAGGTGACGAACAACGGCGCCGGGATCGCCTCCGGCTTCACCGTCACCGACCAGCTGCCGGCCGAGGTGACCGAGCTGTCGACGCCGACGGTTGGCGCGAAGATCGACGACCACACGCTGACGTACAACGGCGGGCGGCTCGAGGTCGGCGACTCGGTCGAGATCGTGGTCGTCGGCAAGGCGCCAGCGACGTACGAGACCTGCTTCTCCAACAGCGCTTCGGTCACCGGGAACGAGAACGACCCGAACCCGGACAACGACAAGGCGAGCGTCAAGACGTGCACCGGCGGCGAGCCGGCGTACACGCTGACGAAGACCTCGTCGGCCGCTGACGGTGCCGTCAAGGCGGGCGACAAGGTCGTCTACACGCTGACCGTCACCAACACCGGGAAGGCCGAGGTCACGCCGACCGTGACCGACGACCTGTCCGGCACGCTCGACGACGCCTCGTACAACGGCGACGCCGCCGCGTCGGACGGGCCGGCGCCGACGGTGTCGGAGCCGACGCTGACCTGGTCGGGCCCGGTGCCGGTCGGTGGCACGGTGACGATCACGTACTCGGTGACGGTCAAGCCGACCGCCGAGCAGGGCGACCACGTGCTGAAGAACGCGGCCAGCGGTGACGGTCCGATCCAGGACTGCCCGGCCAAGCCGTGCGCGACGACGACCAACCCGGTCGCCTCGTACACGCTGGCCAAGACCGCGGACCCGGCGGCCGGTACGGCGGTCGAGGCGGACCAGAAGATCACCTACACGCTGACCGTCACCAACACCGGCGGTGCTCCGGTGACGCCGACCGTGACCGACGACCTGACCGACGTGCTGGACGACGCCTCGTACAACGGTGACGCGGCGGCGTCGGACGGCTCGGTGCCGTCGGTGTCGGAGACGACGCTGACCTGGACCGGCGCGGTGCCGGTCGGCGGGACCGTGACGATCACGTACTCGGTGACCGTCCTGGCGTTCGACGCGCAGGGCGACCACACGCTCGCGAACGCGGCGAGCGGTGACGGTCCGATCGACGGGTGCGAGGCGACGCCTTGTGTGTCGACCGAGAACCCGTCGGGTGGCTACACGATCGCCAAGTCCGTCGACCCGGAGAGCGGGACGGCCGTGTCGGGCGGCGACGTGCTGACGTACACGGTCGAGGTGCAGAACGTGGGCGCCGCTCCGCTGACGCCGACGGTGACCGACGACCTGTCCGCGGTGTTGGACGACGCCACGTACAACGGTGACGCCTCGGCTTCGTCCGGGCCGGCGCCCACGGTGTCGGGGTCGACGCTGACGTGGTCCGGGCCGCTGCCGGTGGGCGCGACGGTGACGATCACGTACTCGGTGAAGGTCCTGGCGTTCTCCGAGCAGGGCGACCACCTGCTGAAGAACGTGGCGAGCGGCGACGGCCCGGTCTCGGGCTGCAAGACGGCGCCGTGCGCGACGACGGAGAACTCCTCGGGCGGCTACACGCTGAGCAAGTCGGCCGACCCGGCGTCCGGGGAGTCCGTCGCCGACGGGCAGAAGGTGACGTACCGCGTTCTGGTCGCCAACAAGGGTGCGGCGCCGGTGTCGCCGGTCGTGACCGACGACCTGTCGGGCGTGCTGGACGACGCCACGTACAACGGTGACGCCGCCGCGTCGGACGGCTCTGCCGTGGCGGTGTCGGGGTCGACGCTGACTTGGTCGGGCACGGTGCCGGCGGGCAAGACGGTGACGATCACGTACTCGGTGACCGTGCTGTCGTACGACGACCAGCACGACCACAAGCTCGGGAACGTGGTCTCCGGTGACGGGCCGCTGCAGGGCTGCGAGGCCGGCAAGCCGTGTGCCCGTACGGACAACCCGGCCGCGAATCCTCCGGTCGGAGCGCGGCTGCCGAAGACCGGCGGGGAGCTCCTGCTGGTCGGCGGTGGCGCGTCGTTGCTGCTGATCCTGGGCCTGCTCGGCCTGGTGGCGGCGACCCGCGCCGGACGGATGCGGGCCAGCCGCTAG